The sequence AGGTAAGGGACATGGCGGTGGTGGAGGGCGAACGCAATATATCGGagctggtggtggtggagatgaaTATActggcggtggtggaggaggagatgagTAGActggtggtggcggaggaggagaataGACTGGTGGTGGTGGCGATGGAGGTGGAGGTGGNNNNNNNNNNNNNNNNNNNNNNNNNNNNNNNNNNNNNNNNNNNNNNNNNNNNNNNNNNNNNNNNNNNNNNNNNNNNNNNNNNNNNNNNNNNNNNNNNNNNNNNNNNNNNNNNNNNNNNNNNNNNNNNNNNNNNNNNNNNNNNNNNNNNNNNNNNNNNNNNNNNNNNNNNNNNNNNNNNNNNNNNNNNNNNNNNNNNNNNNNNNNNNNNNNNNNNNNNNNNNNNNNNNNNNNNNNNNNNNNNNNNNNNNNNNNNNNNNNNNNNNNNNNNNNNNNNNNNNNNNNNNNNNNNNNNNNNNNNNNNNNNNNNNNNNNNNNNNNNNNNNNNNNNNNNNNNNNNNNNNNNNNNNNNNNNNNNNNNNNNNNNNNNNNNNNNNNNNNNNNNNNNNNNNNNNNNNNNNNNNNNNNNNNNNNNNNNNNNNNNNNNNNNNNNNNNNNNNNNNNNNNNNNNNNNNNNNNNNNNNNNNNNNNNNNNNNNNNNNNNNNNNNNNNNNNNNNNNNNNNNNNNNNNNNNNNNNNNNNNNNNNNNNNNNNNNNNNNNNNNNNNNNNNNNNNNNNNNNNNNNNNNNNNNNNNNNNNNNNNNNNNNNNNNNNNNNNNNNNNNNNNNNNNNNNNNNNNNNNNNNNNNNNNNNNNNNNNNNNNNNNNNNNNNNNNNNNNNNNNNNNNNNNNNNNAAACAGGAGGTGACGGCGGAGGAGAGTAGACTTGTGGAGGTAGAGGTGGcgatggaggaggaggcggcGGTAATGCTACAAATGGAGGAGACTGTGAAACAGAACGACCACAACTAAAAGATCGACAATCCACCGGCGGCCGTGACAAGAAAGCTGAACATTGCCGTGAAGATCTCTGAGCAGGTCTCCCCGGCAAACAATTTCTCCGATCATCAAACTGAGACAATCTCAAACATACGGGAGCTTCACCAGTAAAGAAATTATAACTATAAGTGAAGTTCTCAAGCTTCGGAAGCTGACAAACACTCGCCGGAATCTTCCCAGACAACAAATTATGAGCCACATTCAACTGCTCAACCTCCACCAAACCACCAACACTCTTGGGCAACGGACCAACAAGCTCATTAAAACTAACATCAAACACCGTCACGTTCTTCAACCTTCCGATATCCGCCGGCAAACAAGAATTCAAATGATTGTTCATCAGAATAATCTCATTAAGATTCTTCATCTCCACCAAACTCGTCGGAACACAGCCGTGGAAATGGTTATTCGCAAGAACGATAACCGAAACCGGAGAATCACCTAAATTTCCCGGTAACTCAAACCGGAACCGGTTATGGTTAATGAAAATCGCATCTAAAGGTTTACTAAAAAGCTCCTTCGGTACGGTTCCTTCGAACTCATTAAACCGGAGATCTAAAAACTTCAACGACGGTAACTGAAGAACCACCGTCGGAAACTTCCCGGCGAATCTGTTGTTACTGAGATCAAGCTCAAACAAAAGCTTAAGCTGCTTGAACTTACGAGGCACAGTTCCACAGAAACGATTCGAATTAACATGAAACAAAGCCAGATCTGTCAACAAACCAAGCTCCTCAGGCAAATACCCAGCGATATCGGCGTGGTTGAGATCGATTCCGGCGACGGTACGGATCCGGCGATTATCGAGAGCGCGAGAACAGAAAACTCCGGTGTAGCTACAGACATTGGATCCNNNNNNNNNNNNNNNNNNNNNNNNNNNNNNNNNNNNNNNNNNNNNNNNNNNNNNNNNNNNNNNNNNNNNNNNNNNNNNNNNNNNNNNNNNNNNNNNNNNNNNNNNNNNNNNNNNNNNNNNNNNNNNNNNNNNNNNNNNNNNNNNNNNNNNNNNNNNNNNNNNNNNNNNNNNNNNNNNNNNNNNNNNNNNNNNNNNNNNNNNNNNNNNNNNNNNNNNNNNNNNNNNNNNNNNNNNNNNNNNNNNNNNNNNNNNNNNNNNNNNNNNNNNNNNNNNNNNNNNNNNNNNNNNNNNNNNNNNNNNNNNNNNNNNNNNNNNNNNNNNNNNNNNNNNNNNNNNNNNNNNNNNNNNNNNNNNNNNNNNNNNNNNNNNNNNNNNNNNNNNNNNNNNNNNNNNNNNNNNNNNNNNNNNNNNNNNNNNNNNNNNNNNNNNNNNNNNNNNNNNNNNNNNNNNNNNNNNNNNNNNNNNNNNNNNNNNNNNNNNNNNNNNNNNNNNNNNNNNNNNNNNNNNNNNNNNNNNNNNNNNNNNNNNNNNNNNNNNNNNNNNNNNNNNNNNNNNNNNNNNNNNNNNNNNNNNNNNNNNNNNNNNNNNNNNNNNNNNNNNNNNNNNNNNNNNNNNNNNNNNNNNNNNNNNNNNNNNNNNNNNNNNNNNNNNNNNNNNNNNNNNNNNNNNNNNNNNNNNNNNNNNNNNNNNNNNNNNNNNNNNNNNNNNNNNNNNNNNNNNNNNNNNNNNNNNNNNNNNNNNNNNNNNNNNNNNNNNNNNNNNNNNNNNNNNNNNNNNNNNNNNNNNNNNNNNNNNNNNNNNNNNNNNNNNNNNNNNNNNNNNNNNNNNNNNNNNNNNNNNNNNNNNNNNNNNNNNNNNNNNNNNNNNNNNNNNNNNNNNNNNNNNNNNNNNNNNNNNNNNNNNNNNNNNNNNNNNNNNNNNNNNNNNNNNNNNNNNNNNNNNNNNNNNNNNNNNNNNNNNNNNNNNNNNNNNNNNNNNNNNNNNNNNNNNNNNNNNNNNNNNNNNNNNNNNNNNNNNNNNNNNNNNNNNNNNNNNNNNNNNNNNNNNNNNNNNNNNNNNNNNNNNNNNNNNNNNNNNNNNNNNNNNNNNNNNNNNNNNNNNNNNNNNNNNNNNNNNNNNNNNNNNNNNNNNNNNNNNNNNNNNNNNNNNNNNNNNNNNNNNNNNNNNNNNNNNNNNNNNNNNNNNNNNNNNNNNNNNNNNNNNNNNNNNNNNNNNNNNNNNNNNNNNNNNNNNNNNNNNNNNNNNNNNNNNNNNNNNNNNNNNNNNNNNNNNNNNNNNNNNNNNNNNNNNNNNNNNNNNNNNNNNNNNNNNNNNNNNNNNNNNNNNNNNNNNNNNNNNNNNNNNNNNNNNNNNNNNNNNNNNNNNNNNNNNNNNNNNNNNNNNNNNNNNNNNNNNNNNNNNNNNNNNNNNNNNNNNNNNNNNNNNNNNNNNNNNNNNNNNNNNNNNNNNNNNNNNNNNNNNNNNNNNNNNNNNNNNNNNNNNNNNNNNNNNNNNNNNNNNNNNNNNNNNNNNNNNNNNNNNNNNNNNNNNNNNNNNNNNNNNNNNNNNNNNNNNNNNNNNNNNNNNNNNNNNNNNNNNNNNNNNNNNNNNNNNNNNNNNNNNNNNNNNNNNNNNNNNNNNNNNNNNNNNNNNNNNNNNNNNNNNNNNNNNNNNNNNNNNNNNNNNNNNNNNNNNNNNNNNNNNNNNNNNNNNNNNNNNNNNNNNNNNNNNNNNNNNNNNNNNNNNNNNNNNNNNNNNNNNNNNNNNNNNNNNNNNNNNNNNNNNNNNNNNNNNNNNNNNNNNNNNNNNNNNNNNNNNNNNNNNNNNNNNNNNNNNNNNNNNNNNNNNNNNNNNNNNNNNNNNNNNNNNNNNNNNNNNNNNNNNNNNNNNNNNNNNNNNNNNNNNNNNNNNNNNNNNNNNNNNNNNNNNNNNNNNNNNNNNNNNNNNNNNNNNNNNNNNNNNNNNNNNNNNNNNNNNNNNNNNNNNNNNNNNNNNNNNNNNNNNNNNNNNNNNNNNNNNNNNNNNNNNNNNNNNNNNNNNNNNNNNNNNNNNNNNNNNNNNNNNNNNNNNNNNNNNNNNNNNNNNNNNNNNNNNNNNNNNNNNNNNNNNNNNNNNNNNNNNNNNNNNNNNNNNNNNNNNNNNNNNNNNNNNNNNNNNNNNNNNNNNNNNNNNNNNNNNNNNNNNNNNNNNNNNNNNNNNNNNNNNNNNNNNNNNNNNNNNNNNNNNNNNNNNNNNNNNNNNNNNNNNNNNNNNNNNNNNNNNNNNNNNNNNNNNNNNNNNNNNNNNNNNNNNNNNNNNNNNNNNNNNNNNNNNNNNNNNNNNNNNNNNNNNNNNNNNNNNNNNNNNNNNNNNNNNNNNNNNNNNNNNNNNNNNNNNNNNNNNNNNNNNNNNNNNNNNNNNNNNNNNNNNNNNNNNNNNNNNNNNNNNNNNNNNNNNNNNNNNNNNNNNNNNNNNNNNNNNNNNNNNNNNNNNNNNNNNNNNNNNNNNNNNNNNNNNNNNNNNNNNNNNNNNNNNNNNNNNNNNNNNNNNNNNNNNNNNNNNNNNNNNNNNNNNNNNNNNNNNNNNNNNNNNNNNNNNNNNNNNNNNNNNNNNNNNNNNNNNNNNNNNNNNNNNNNNNNNNNNNNNNNNNNNNNNNNNNNNNNNNNNNNNNNNNNNNNNNNNNNNNNNNNNNNNNNNNNNNNNNNNNNNNNNNNNNNNNNNNNNNNNNNNNNNNNNNNNNNNNNNNNNNNNNNNNNNNNNNNNNNNNNNNNNNNNNNNNNNNNNNNNNNNNNNNNNNNNNNNNNNNNNNNNNNNNNNNNNNNNNNNNNNNNNNNNNNNNNNNNNNNNNNNNNNNNNNNNNNNNNNNNNNNNNNNNNNNNNNNNNNNNNNNNNNNNNNNNNNNNNNNNNNNNNNNNNNNNNNNNNNNNNNNNNNNNNNNNNNNNNNNNNNNNNNNNNNNNNNNNNNNNNNNNNNNNNNNNNNNNNNNNNNNNNNNNNNNNNNNNNNNNNNNNNNNNNNNNNNNNNNNNNNNNNNNNNNNNNNNNNNNNNNNNNNNNNNNNNNNNNNNNNNNNNNNNNNNNNNNNNNNNNNNNNNNNNNNNNNNNNNNNNNNNNNNNNNNNNNNNNNNNNNNNNNNNNNNNNNNNNNNNNNNNNNNNNNNNNNNNNNNNNNNNNNNNNNNNNNNNNNNNNNNNNNNNNNNNNNNNNNNNNNNNNNNNNNNNNNNNNNNNNNNNNNNNNNNNNNNNNNNNNNNNNNNNNNNNNNNNNNNNNNNNNNNNNNNNNNNNNNNNNNNNNNNNNNNNNNNNNNNNNNNNNNNNNNNNNNNNNNNNNNNNNNNNNNNNNNNNNNNNNNNNNNNNNNNNNNNNNNNNNNNNNNNNNNNNNNNNNNNNNNNNNNNNNNNNNNNNNNNNNNNNNNNNNNNNNNNNNNNNNNNNNNNNNNNNNNNNNNNNNNNNNNNNNNNNNNNNNNNNNNNNNNNNNNNNNNNNNNNNNNNNNNNNNNNNNNNNNNNNNNNNNNNNNNNNNNNNNNNNNNNNNNNNNNNNNNNNNNNNNNNNNNNNNNNNNNNNNNNNNNNNNNNNNNNNNNNNNNNNNNNNNNNNNNNNNNNNNNNNNNNNNNNNNNNNNNNNNNNNNNNNNNNNNNNNNNNNNNNNNNNNNNNNNNNNNNNNNNNNNNNNNNNNNNNNNNNNNNNNNNNNNNNNNNNNNNNNNNNNNNNNNNNNNNNNNNNNNNNNNNNNNNNNNNNNNNNNNNNNNNNNNNNNNNNNNNNNNNNNNNNNNNNNNNNNNNNNNNNNNNNNNNNNNNNNNNNNNNNNNNNNNNNNNNNNNNNNNNNNNNNNNNNNNNNNNNNNNNNNNNNNNNNNNNNNNNNNNNNNNNNNNNNNNNNNNNNNNNNNNNNNNNNNNNNNNNNNNNNNNNNNNNNNNNNNNNNNNNNNNNNNNNNNNNNNNNNNNNNNNNNNNNNNNNNNNNNNNNNNNNNNNNNNNNNNNNNNNNNNNNNNNNNNNNNNNNNNNNNNNNNNNNNNNNNNNNNNNNNNNNNNNNNNNNNNNNNNNNNNNNNNNNNNNNNNNNNNNNNNNNNNNNNNNNNNNNNNNNNNNNNNNNNNNNNNNNNNNNNNNNNNNNNNNNNNNNNNNNNNNNNNNNNNNNaaagatgttgagcgtgcctttggagtcttgcaagctagattcgccgttattaaaaatccgtctcgtttatgggataaaaacaaaatggcaaatgtaataagatcatgcataatactccataatatgattgtcgaagacgaacgacatacatacagttaccgaaacattatttctgaatttcaacacggagaacatgtggatcaaacattTACCGTTGGTGCCGCCGGTGTGGGTTCAAATATCAGCAGTACGATTACTCGTCAAACAAGACTTCGGGATAAACAAGCTCATGATcaactaaaacatgatttgattgagcatatttggacaaactttggacatcttccgGATAATgaagtttgattttaaaatttctatgagttgaataaaatgtttgttttggttttgatgtttttatgttatatttttaatgttattaatttctaaattgtatgtttttgtattttctttctttaaataattaatctttaaactttcaaaataatattattttatttgggggaCCAAACCCAAATACACACCAATGCtcctactaaaaataagaaaccctcaaaatattagtattaaatgtGGGGGACCAAAAAAAGTCCCACACCATTGTGGATGGTCTTAtacttgtttcttttctttttttttttttaatttcattttttaaagttttgggtCAATCTTAAGCTGCTCAGTTTATTGTATtatttcttcaccaaatcttaTATAAATAAGCCCATTGTGAGATATGTATATAGTATACTAGTATTTATTTCCGTGCTATGCAcgaatataatttgtttatttaagaATTAttcttttagaagaaaaataataatattcttaatataatattaaattaatattgttaaaccacaccaaaaaaaaaatctaaacaatactgttaaaagaaatttaatatttttgattttgtaatccGTTTACTACAATTTGATATAGatatagttacatatttttttcctcAATATGTTGATCTCTAACAAATAAAGCCATTAAATAATCATAATTTGAGGGAAGAATGGaagatcacaaaaaaaatagttactaATTAAAATGATACTCAAGAGTTTCTCATTTCTATGAAAATGTCATCGTGATGTTAGTATGAATATGTTGTTTCCACTCTTAACGTGACTTTGTTTTAGCCATAACGAACTCCTGATATAACCATAATGAACTCCTTAACGTGACTCCTCTCGATGATCAAATCTTTCAGATCTAAGTCCATTATTGTTGTTTCCTGCCTACGGCTTGTACATGTTTGATCTAGTTGTTCACTTTTGGTCCCGTCAACTATTGGTTTGTAACAGATTTCTATCactgaaaaaatgaaaacagagagAGTTACTATTTAcccaagaaaagagagagagagagagagatagactaTTGAcccaagaaaagagagagagagagttacatTGTTTCCAACCGAAGGTGGCCATGGTCTCATTGCTGAGTTATAGAGGTAggacattaaaaaataaatctatcaTTTTGTTGATGAGCATTTTGTCGAGTGGTTTTTAGAAGAAACTTGCTATTGCATTGGTTTTTATATTGAATCTTAAGGAAGTTATTAGAAGAAGTTGAGATCGTGGAGAGATTTTGGTGATTGAAGAAGCATTTTAATCGGAGAGAGAAACATATAAATGGCTTATTTATTATTCGGAAAACATGAATTTGCTTCAAATATCCGATTTTTTAGCGGAGTTACAGTGTTCGAGTTTCTTTTTATTCTGCTGTATTCctaaattgaaaacaaaatccatgtGGCAGATATTTATTGATCAGGTGATTTGTGAATTATAAgataaaggatatatatatatatatgtatatatgttatcAACTTTATAAGTATTTAAGTTGTGGTACCatattttcttcaattatttGCAGGTCACCATCTACATATTTTAGaaagtaaaagttttattttagaagataaatggagttaaaCATCAATGGAAGTATATAAAGGTTTAGACTTCTAGATGGTAGCAAATCACAATGTTTAGTAAGTTAAATGAGAAATGAGATAGAAGTGCCTCCTCCATCTGTCCCAATTTTTTCTG comes from Camelina sativa cultivar DH55 chromosome 19, Cs, whole genome shotgun sequence and encodes:
- the LOC104766376 gene encoding leucine-rich repeat extensin-like protein 4 (The sequence of the model RefSeq protein was modified relative to this genomic sequence to represent the inferred CDS: added 306 bases not found in genome assembly) → MMKNTTTTTTHSLLLLLFFTLFSFSHSLSISSNASLSYNEVRFIQRRQLLYYRDEFGDRGENVTVDPSLVFENPRLRSAYIALQAWKQAILSDPNNITLDWIGSNVCSYTGVFCSRALDNRRIRTVAGIDLNHADIAGYLPEELGLLTDLALFHVNSNRFCGTVPRKFKQLKLLFELDLSNNRFAGKFPTVVLQLPSLKFLDLRFNEFEGTVPKELFSKPLDAIFINHNRFRFELPGNLGDSPVSVIVLANNHFHGCVPTSLVEMKNLNEIILMNNHLNSCLPADIGRLKNVTVFDVSFNELVGPLPKSVGGLVEVEQLNVAHNLLSGKIPASVCQLPKLENFTYSYNFFTGEAPVCLRLSQFDDRRNCLPGRPAQRSSRQCSAFLSRPPVDCRSFSCGRSVSQSPPFVALPPPPPPSPPLPPQVYSPPPSPPV